A portion of the Pseudomonas sp. GR 6-02 genome contains these proteins:
- a CDS encoding YggL family protein, whose protein sequence is MATNRSQRLRKKLCVDEFQELGFELNLDFKEDLADEAIDAFLDAFLKEAMEANGLGYVGGDDFGLVCLQKRGSVTEAQRAAVEAWLKGRSELTSAEVSPLIDVWYPEKPINPVA, encoded by the coding sequence ATGGCGACTAACCGTTCCCAGCGTCTGCGCAAAAAACTGTGCGTCGATGAATTTCAAGAGCTGGGTTTCGAACTGAACCTGGATTTCAAAGAAGATTTGGCTGATGAAGCCATTGATGCTTTCCTCGACGCGTTCCTGAAAGAAGCCATGGAAGCCAACGGTCTGGGTTATGTGGGCGGCGATGACTTCGGTCTGGTTTGCCTGCAGAAGCGTGGCTCGGTGACCGAAGCACAGCGTGCCGCTGTTGAAGCCTGGCTCAAGGGCCGTAGTGAATTGACCAGCGCTGAAGTCAGCCCGCTGATCGACGTCTGGTACCCGGAAAAGCCGATCAATCCGGTAGCCTGA
- the dacB gene encoding D-alanyl-D-alanine carboxypeptidase/D-alanyl-D-alanine endopeptidase, whose protein sequence is MIKSLRPLLLASLLLPLALPVSAAPINTALSPNVEKALKASKLPDSALSLVMIPLNGPGTPTVYNADVSVNPASTMKLVTTYAALEMLGPNHQWKTEFYTDGTLSGGILNGNLYLKGGGDPKLNMEKLWLLMRDLRANGVTQVTGDLVLDRGFFVQPQLPEFNDDGNDENKPFLVKPDALLVNLKALRFVARNDSGKVLVSVEPPIASIRIDNQVKALNSKQCTGGVRYNPVTQADGSVTVTVGGQLGEGCSSQTYLSLLDHATYTAGAVRAIWKELGGSIQGQDRLAPTPSSAKVLARAYSPDLAEIIRDINKYSNNTMAQQLFLSLGQKFRTDADSDDAKAAQRVVRQWLAQKGITAPHLVMENGSGLSRAERVSAREMAAMLQAAWRSPYAAEFISSMPIAGTDGTMRKRLKRTAMTGEAHVKTGTLNTVRAISGFSRDVNGNTWAVVAILNDKAPFGASSVLDQVLLDLYRQPKLPTTASVL, encoded by the coding sequence ATGATCAAATCTTTGCGTCCATTGCTGCTGGCCAGCCTTCTTCTGCCCCTGGCCCTCCCCGTTTCCGCCGCACCGATCAACACCGCCCTGTCGCCCAACGTTGAAAAGGCCCTCAAGGCCAGCAAATTGCCGGACAGTGCCTTGTCGCTGGTGATGATCCCGCTTAATGGCCCGGGCACCCCAACCGTTTATAACGCTGACGTTTCGGTCAACCCGGCCTCGACCATGAAACTGGTCACCACCTATGCGGCGCTGGAAATGCTTGGCCCGAACCATCAGTGGAAAACCGAGTTCTACACCGACGGCACCCTCAGCGGTGGCATCCTCAACGGTAACCTCTACCTCAAGGGTGGCGGCGATCCGAAGCTGAACATGGAAAAACTCTGGCTGCTGATGCGCGACTTGCGCGCCAATGGCGTGACCCAGGTCACCGGTGACCTGGTGCTGGACCGCGGCTTCTTCGTGCAGCCGCAACTGCCCGAGTTCAACGACGACGGCAATGACGAGAACAAACCGTTCCTGGTCAAGCCCGACGCACTGCTGGTCAACCTCAAGGCCCTGCGTTTCGTGGCCCGCAACGATTCGGGCAAGGTCCTGGTGTCGGTCGAGCCGCCGATTGCCAGCATCCGCATCGACAATCAGGTCAAGGCGCTCAACTCCAAGCAATGCACCGGGGGCGTGCGCTACAACCCGGTGACCCAGGCTGATGGCAGCGTCACCGTGACCGTCGGCGGCCAGTTGGGCGAAGGTTGCAGCTCCCAGACCTACTTGTCGCTACTCGACCACGCGACCTACACCGCCGGCGCCGTGCGCGCGATCTGGAAGGAACTGGGCGGCAGCATCCAGGGCCAGGATCGTCTGGCACCGACGCCGAGCAGCGCCAAGGTGCTGGCCCGGGCCTACTCGCCAGACCTGGCGGAAATCATTCGCGACATCAACAAATACAGTAACAACACCATGGCTCAGCAGTTGTTCCTGAGCCTGGGCCAGAAGTTCCGCACCGACGCCGACAGTGATGACGCCAAAGCGGCCCAGCGCGTGGTGCGTCAGTGGCTGGCGCAGAAAGGCATCACCGCACCGCACCTGGTGATGGAGAACGGCTCCGGCCTGTCCCGCGCCGAACGGGTAAGCGCGCGTGAAATGGCCGCGATGCTGCAAGCCGCCTGGCGCAGCCCGTACGCCGCCGAGTTCATCAGCTCGATGCCGATTGCCGGCACCGACGGCACCATGCGCAAACGCCTGAAGCGCACGGCCATGACCGGTGAAGCCCACGTCAAGACTGGCACCCTGAACACCGTGCGTGCCATCTCCGGCTTCAGCCGCGATGTCAATGGCAATACCTGGGCGGTGGTGGCGATCCTTAACGACAAGGCTCCGTTTGGCGCGTCTTCGGTGCTGGATCAGGTGCTGCTGGACCTGTATCGCCAGCCGAAACTGCCGACCACGGCATCGGTGTTGTAA